Proteins co-encoded in one Ensifer sp. PDNC004 genomic window:
- a CDS encoding YafY family protein: protein MARSDRLFRLLQALRTLPSPVTAARLAEETGVSLRSLYRDIDSLRAAGAVIDGERGFGYRLTEDIALPPQTFTRLEIEALVLGLAEVQHMGEPDLAAAAGAVLSKITATLPDRLQRQALHAASQVYRFERREPPVADVALLREACWQERAVMIGYVDADQQRTDRQVLPLAIVYLERMLVLLAWCCLRQDFRKFRVDRIVDVAMTEESFRPRRVPMLRDFVAYLNAGAPETSKMTLSGQ from the coding sequence ATGGCCCGTAGTGATCGTCTGTTCCGCCTGCTCCAGGCGCTTCGCACACTGCCCTCCCCGGTAACGGCCGCGCGCCTCGCCGAGGAAACGGGCGTGTCATTGCGCTCGCTCTATCGGGACATCGACAGCCTGCGCGCCGCCGGCGCCGTCATCGACGGCGAGCGCGGCTTCGGCTACCGGCTGACGGAGGACATCGCCTTGCCGCCACAAACCTTCACGCGCCTGGAGATCGAGGCACTGGTGCTCGGCCTTGCCGAGGTGCAGCACATGGGAGAGCCGGATCTCGCGGCGGCCGCAGGCGCCGTGCTTTCCAAGATAACGGCGACACTGCCCGATCGCTTGCAGCGCCAGGCGCTGCATGCGGCATCGCAGGTCTACCGCTTCGAGCGCCGGGAGCCGCCGGTTGCCGATGTCGCTCTTTTGCGTGAGGCCTGCTGGCAGGAGCGCGCAGTCATGATTGGCTATGTCGACGCCGACCAGCAGCGGACCGACCGACAGGTCCTGCCGCTGGCGATCGTCTATCTCGAGCGGATGCTGGTGCTGCTTGCCTGGTGCTGCCTGCGCCAGGATTTCCGCAAGTTCCGCGTCGACCGCATCGTCGATGTCGCGATGACGGAGGAGAGTTTCCGCCCGCGCCGGGTGCCGATGCTCCGAGACTTCGTCGCCTATCTGAACGCCGGCGCGCCTGAGACGTCGAAGATGACCTTGAGCGGCCAGTAG
- a CDS encoding glutathione S-transferase family protein: protein MLTLFHAPRSRSSRIITLLRELDAVDKVVIEIVDITRGDGSGRKDPKNPHPEGKVPLLVHDGVVLWESIAIIQYLTDLFPEKQMAPVAGDPQRGRYLSWLAWYAGVVEPVLITHAAGLSHPYLDATFRGPAEIAERLENALKDSPYLMGDRYTAVDLLLHSPFAWYPEATPDSAVVKAWFERCGERPSLQWTTDFDTRTTAAA, encoded by the coding sequence ATGCTGACACTCTTTCACGCCCCGCGCTCGCGCTCGTCGCGCATCATCACCCTGCTTCGCGAACTCGACGCCGTGGACAAGGTCGTGATCGAGATCGTCGATATCACTCGAGGCGATGGCAGCGGCCGCAAGGATCCGAAGAACCCGCATCCGGAAGGCAAGGTACCGCTTCTCGTCCATGACGGCGTCGTGCTCTGGGAGAGCATTGCGATCATTCAGTACCTGACGGATCTCTTTCCGGAAAAACAGATGGCGCCGGTTGCAGGCGACCCGCAGCGCGGTCGGTATCTGAGCTGGCTTGCCTGGTATGCCGGCGTCGTCGAGCCGGTGCTGATCACACACGCTGCCGGGCTCTCGCACCCCTATCTAGACGCCACGTTCCGCGGCCCGGCGGAAATCGCAGAGCGGCTCGAAAACGCCTTGAAGGACAGTCCCTATCTGATGGGCGACCGCTATACGGCCGTCGATCTTCTGCTGCACTCGCCCTTTGCCTGGTATCCGGAGGCAACGCCCGATAGCGCCGTCGTCAAGGCCTGGTTCGAACGCTGCGGCGAGCGCCCGTCGCTGCAATGGACGACCGACTTCGACACTCGCACCACGGCGGCGGCCTGA
- a CDS encoding response regulator transcription factor: MAETNDRRDIVLLVDDSPEALGFLTEALEQSGFSVLIATSGNAALSIAERITPDVILLDAVMPGIDGFETCRRLKGNAAVGQTPVLFMTGLTETEHVVRALEAGGVDYLTKPINIDELRARIRVHLSNARSAQSARVALDAAGRHLLAVRSDGSVCWSTPQATRLVNAATGRDDGMAIVTRRIAGWMATRLRASAPEDGSFTLDQPEQSSLQISFLGSIGPNEHLFRLTAENRRSDDAVLRQHFALTPREAEVLLWIAKGKANRDIGEILGLSARTVTKHLEQIYVKLGVENRASAAVKATQVLHGI; encoded by the coding sequence ATGGCTGAAACCAATGACCGCCGCGACATCGTGCTTCTCGTCGACGATTCCCCGGAGGCGCTCGGCTTCCTGACGGAAGCGCTGGAACAATCCGGCTTTTCCGTGCTGATCGCGACCTCCGGCAATGCTGCCCTTTCGATTGCCGAGCGCATCACGCCCGACGTCATCCTGCTCGATGCCGTCATGCCCGGCATCGACGGCTTCGAGACCTGCCGCCGCCTCAAGGGCAACGCCGCCGTCGGCCAGACGCCGGTGCTGTTCATGACAGGGCTGACAGAGACCGAACACGTGGTGCGCGCGCTCGAGGCCGGCGGCGTCGACTATCTGACCAAGCCGATCAACATCGATGAGTTGAGGGCGCGCATCCGCGTCCATCTCTCCAATGCCCGCTCGGCGCAGAGCGCAAGGGTCGCACTCGACGCGGCCGGCCGCCATCTGCTCGCGGTGCGCAGCGACGGAAGCGTCTGCTGGTCGACGCCGCAGGCAACGCGTCTCGTCAACGCCGCAACCGGCCGCGACGATGGCATGGCAATCGTCACCCGGCGCATCGCGGGCTGGATGGCAACCCGCCTGCGCGCCAGCGCGCCCGAAGACGGCAGCTTCACGCTCGACCAGCCCGAGCAGTCGTCGCTGCAGATATCCTTCCTCGGCTCGATCGGCCCGAATGAACACCTCTTCCGTCTCACGGCCGAAAATCGTCGCTCAGACGATGCGGTGTTGCGTCAGCACTTCGCTTTGACCCCCAGGGAAGCGGAGGTGCTGCTGTGGATCGCCAAGGGCAAGGCGAACCGCGACATCGGCGAGATCCTCGGCCTGAGTGCACGTACGGTCACCAAGCATCTGGAGCAGATTTACGTGAAGCTCGGCGTCGAGAACCGGGCGTCCGCCGCGGTGAAAGCCACGCAAGTTCTGCACGGAATATGA
- a CDS encoding ATP-binding protein encodes MAARQRIIPIRREYNRWVANQTLEDYALRFTAKSARRFSSERISQTAIGAISFLALEAIGGAITMSYGTTNAIVAIVVASLMILAVGLPISRYAIRHGVDIDLLTRGASFGYIGSTVTSLIYASFTFILFAIEASIMSGALELALGIPLWIGYILSAVVVIPLVTHGVRLISKFQLITQPFWIVLNVLPFVFIAFADWGKVGAWLAYAGMHHASGPPGTFAPFDLVEFGAASAVIFALMAQIGEQVDFLRFLPPDGQRKLHHRIAVFLAGSGWVIVGAPKLLAGSFLVVLALSAGVPSTRAADPAQMYYTAFGYMIPSDTAALLLMVAFVVVSQLKINVMNAYAGSLAWSNFFSRLTHSHPGRVVWLVFNVAIALLLMELGIYRLLEETLGVFSIIAMAWLCTISADLFVNKPLGLSPPGIEFKRAHLYDINPVGLGAMAISATVALTAHFGAFGDVAASLAPYIALVASFVASPAIARATDGKFYLARKPRRSWANRTDITCSICEHPFEPEDMAWCPAYVAPICSLCCSLDSRCHDMCKPKARFNAQVATVANTLLPRSVTEKLATRLGRYAISAVLSIAGIGLILAMIAHQTAGTSPEVAAVVERTVTVVFFVFAVLAGIVSWFYVLAHDSRVVAEEESSRQNTLLLKEIAAHKKTDAALQQAKETAEAANRAKSRYVVGLSHELRTPLNAVLGYAQVLERDETIPPARQGAIKVIKRSADHLSGLIDGLLDISKIEAGKLQVYSNEINIHDFLDQIVEMFRPQALAKGISFEHERAASLPRYVKTDEKRLRQILVNLLSNAMKFTERGGIRLDVAYRSQVATFTIADSGRGIGDKDLPRIFDPFQRGEAEHQGSMPGLGLGLTITRLLTQTLGGEISVTSALGQGTSFRVRLMLSAVDRALPPAAPRRITSYLGPRRTIIVVDDNADHRDLMREILVPMDFTVLTAASGADCLALLQDLGADLFLIDISMPGMSGWELVDRLRQGGQVAPIIMLSANIGDGSATGAFRGHSDTLAKPFPVGQLADKLAVHLGLTWVHEGEEKQAGPAPATKPLMRPDAFHVEELIRLGEIGYVRGIEAKLTEIALQPEHQPFAEAARAYVQAFDLSGYDAFLKNNAANGDNAHG; translated from the coding sequence ATGGCGGCACGCCAGCGCATCATTCCCATAAGGCGGGAATACAATCGTTGGGTCGCCAACCAGACGCTTGAAGACTATGCGCTGCGCTTCACCGCCAAGAGCGCCCGGCGGTTTTCCTCCGAGCGCATTTCGCAGACCGCCATCGGCGCGATCTCGTTTCTGGCGCTAGAAGCGATCGGCGGCGCCATTACCATGTCCTATGGCACCACAAATGCGATCGTCGCAATCGTCGTCGCCAGCCTGATGATCCTGGCCGTCGGGCTGCCGATCAGCCGCTACGCCATCCGCCACGGCGTCGACATCGATCTGCTCACTCGTGGTGCCAGCTTCGGCTATATCGGCTCGACGGTGACCTCGCTGATTTATGCCAGCTTCACCTTCATCCTCTTTGCGATCGAGGCCTCGATCATGTCCGGCGCGCTCGAACTGGCGCTCGGGATTCCCTTGTGGATCGGCTACATCCTGAGCGCCGTCGTCGTCATCCCACTCGTCACCCACGGCGTGCGGCTGATCAGCAAGTTCCAGCTGATCACGCAGCCCTTCTGGATCGTGCTCAACGTCCTGCCCTTCGTCTTCATCGCCTTCGCCGATTGGGGGAAGGTCGGCGCCTGGCTTGCCTATGCGGGCATGCATCACGCTTCAGGGCCGCCCGGCACCTTCGCGCCGTTCGATCTCGTCGAGTTCGGCGCGGCATCGGCCGTCATCTTCGCGCTCATGGCGCAGATCGGCGAGCAGGTCGACTTCCTGCGCTTCCTGCCGCCCGATGGTCAGCGCAAGCTGCATCATCGCATCGCCGTCTTCCTCGCCGGCTCTGGCTGGGTGATCGTCGGCGCGCCGAAATTGCTGGCAGGCTCCTTCCTGGTGGTGCTGGCGCTTTCGGCCGGCGTGCCTTCGACCCGGGCCGCCGATCCAGCGCAGATGTACTACACCGCCTTCGGCTACATGATCCCCTCCGATACGGCAGCACTGCTGCTGATGGTCGCCTTCGTCGTCGTGTCGCAGTTGAAGATCAACGTCATGAACGCCTATGCCGGGTCGCTCGCCTGGTCGAACTTCTTCTCGCGGCTGACCCACAGCCACCCGGGCCGCGTCGTCTGGCTGGTGTTCAACGTCGCGATCGCGCTTCTGTTGATGGAACTCGGCATCTACCGGCTGCTCGAAGAAACGCTCGGCGTCTTCTCGATCATCGCCATGGCCTGGCTCTGCACCATTTCGGCCGACCTCTTCGTCAACAAGCCGCTTGGCCTGTCGCCGCCGGGCATCGAGTTCAAGCGCGCCCATCTCTATGACATCAACCCTGTCGGCCTCGGCGCCATGGCGATCTCGGCGACGGTGGCACTGACAGCGCATTTCGGCGCCTTCGGCGACGTCGCTGCGTCGCTTGCGCCCTACATCGCGCTGGTCGCCTCCTTCGTCGCCTCGCCTGCGATCGCCCGGGCGACCGACGGCAAGTTCTACCTTGCCCGCAAACCGCGCCGAAGCTGGGCCAACCGGACGGACATCACCTGCTCGATCTGCGAGCACCCGTTCGAGCCGGAGGACATGGCCTGGTGCCCGGCCTATGTGGCGCCGATCTGTTCGCTCTGCTGCTCGCTCGATAGCCGCTGCCACGACATGTGCAAGCCGAAGGCGCGCTTCAACGCTCAGGTCGCGACCGTTGCCAACACGCTGCTTCCGCGCTCCGTCACGGAAAAGCTGGCGACGCGGCTCGGCCGCTACGCCATCTCTGCAGTGCTGTCGATCGCCGGTATCGGCCTCATCCTCGCAATGATCGCGCATCAGACCGCCGGCACATCCCCGGAGGTCGCGGCGGTCGTCGAGCGCACCGTAACCGTGGTTTTCTTCGTCTTTGCGGTGCTCGCCGGTATCGTCTCGTGGTTCTACGTGCTTGCCCATGACAGCCGCGTGGTCGCCGAAGAAGAATCCTCCCGGCAGAATACGTTGCTCCTGAAGGAAATCGCCGCCCACAAGAAGACCGACGCTGCCCTGCAGCAGGCAAAGGAAACGGCTGAGGCCGCCAACCGCGCCAAGAGCCGCTACGTCGTCGGCCTCAGCCATGAGCTTCGAACGCCGCTCAACGCCGTGCTCGGCTACGCCCAGGTGCTGGAGCGCGACGAGACGATCCCGCCGGCGCGCCAGGGCGCGATCAAGGTGATCAAGCGCAGTGCCGATCATCTTTCCGGCCTGATCGACGGACTGCTGGACATTTCGAAGATCGAGGCCGGCAAGCTGCAGGTCTATTCGAACGAGATCAACATTCACGATTTCCTCGACCAGATCGTCGAGATGTTCCGGCCGCAGGCGTTGGCGAAGGGCATCAGCTTCGAGCACGAGCGCGCCGCCAGCCTGCCGCGCTATGTAAAGACCGACGAGAAACGCCTGCGCCAGATCCTCGTCAACCTCCTTTCCAACGCTATGAAATTCACCGAGCGCGGCGGCATCCGTCTGGATGTCGCCTATCGCAGTCAGGTCGCGACCTTCACGATTGCCGACAGCGGCCGCGGCATCGGCGACAAGGACCTGCCGCGCATCTTCGATCCCTTCCAGCGCGGCGAGGCCGAACATCAAGGCAGCATGCCGGGCCTCGGTCTCGGCCTCACGATCACGCGGCTTTTGACGCAGACGCTTGGCGGCGAAATTTCCGTCACCAGTGCGCTGGGGCAAGGCACCAGCTTCCGGGTAAGGCTGATGCTGTCGGCGGTCGATCGTGCGCTACCTCCCGCAGCCCCGCGCCGCATCACCTCCTATCTCGGCCCGCGCCGCACCATCATCGTCGTCGACGACAATGCCGACCATCGTGACCTCATGCGTGAGATCCTCGTGCCGATGGACTTCACAGTGCTGACCGCCGCGTCCGGAGCCGATTGCCTGGCGCTGCTTCAAGACCTCGGCGCGGACCTCTTCCTCATCGATATTTCGATGCCGGGCATGAGCGGCTGGGAGCTTGTCGACCGGCTGCGCCAGGGCGGACAGGTCGCGCCGATCATCATGTTGTCGGCCAATATCGGCGACGGTTCGGCGACCGGAGCGTTCCGCGGCCACAGCGACACGCTCGCCAAGCCCTTCCCCGTCGGCCAACTCGCCGACAAGCTCGCCGTGCACCTTGGCCTCACCTGGGTTCACGAGGGAGAGGAGAAGCAAGCCGGCCCGGCACCGGCCACAAAACCGCTGATGCGCCCCGACGCCTTCCACGTCGAAGAGCTGATCCGCCTTGGAGAGATCGGCTATGTCAGGGGCATCGAGGCCAAGCTGACGGAGATTGCCCTGCAGCCCGAACACCAGCCCTTCGCCGAGGCCGCCCGCGCCTATGTGCAGGCCTTCGACCTCTCGGGCTACGACGCTTTCCTCAAGAACAACGCGGCCAACGGAGACAACGCCCATGGCTGA
- a CDS encoding dicarboxylate/amino acid:cation symporter, which produces MIIEQSAEPRGKTPFYRHLYVQVLAAIAAGILLGHFYPSLGTELKPLGDAFIRLVKMIIAPVIFLTVATGIAGMTDLAKVGRVAGKAMIYFLTFSTLALIIGLIVANVVQPGAGMHIDPASLDVKAVTTYAEKAHEQTITGFLMGIIPTTLVGAFADGDILQVLFISVLFGLSLAMVGKKAEPVVDFLHALTLPVFKLVGILMKAAPIGAFGAMAFTIGKYGVGSIANLAMLIGTFYITSFLFVFIVLGAVARYNGFSIVALIRYIKEELLLVLGTSSSEAALPGLMSKMEKAGCKRSVVGLVIPTGYSFNLDGTNIYMTLAALFIAQAMDIPLSLGDQVLLLLVAMLSSKGAAGITGAGFITLAATLSVVPAVPVAGMALILGIDRFMSECRALTNFVGNAVATIVVAKWEGELDEAQMAAVLGGRTPEALRQPALQPAE; this is translated from the coding sequence ATGATTATCGAACAGTCCGCGGAACCGCGCGGCAAGACACCTTTCTATCGCCATCTCTATGTCCAGGTGCTGGCGGCGATCGCCGCCGGTATTCTGCTCGGCCATTTCTATCCGTCGCTCGGCACGGAACTGAAGCCCCTCGGCGACGCCTTCATCCGTCTCGTCAAGATGATCATCGCGCCAGTCATCTTCCTGACGGTCGCGACCGGCATTGCCGGCATGACCGATCTTGCCAAGGTCGGCCGCGTCGCCGGCAAGGCGATGATCTACTTCCTGACGTTTTCGACGCTGGCGCTGATCATCGGCCTGATCGTCGCCAATGTCGTCCAGCCGGGCGCCGGCATGCACATCGATCCGGCTTCGCTCGACGTCAAGGCCGTGACGACCTATGCCGAGAAGGCGCATGAGCAGACGATCACCGGCTTCCTGATGGGCATCATCCCGACGACGCTGGTCGGCGCCTTCGCCGATGGCGACATCCTGCAGGTGCTGTTCATTTCCGTGCTCTTCGGCCTGTCGCTCGCCATGGTCGGCAAGAAGGCCGAGCCGGTCGTCGACTTCCTGCATGCGCTGACGCTGCCGGTGTTCAAGCTCGTCGGCATCCTGATGAAGGCCGCCCCGATCGGCGCCTTCGGTGCGATGGCCTTCACCATCGGCAAGTACGGCGTCGGCTCGATCGCCAACCTCGCGATGCTGATCGGCACCTTCTACATCACGTCCTTCCTCTTCGTGTTCATCGTTCTCGGCGCCGTCGCCCGCTACAACGGCTTCTCGATCGTGGCGCTCATCCGCTACATCAAGGAAGAGCTGCTGCTCGTTCTCGGCACTTCCTCGTCGGAAGCCGCCCTTCCGGGCCTGATGAGCAAGATGGAAAAGGCCGGCTGCAAGCGCTCGGTCGTCGGCCTCGTCATCCCGACCGGCTATTCCTTCAACCTCGACGGCACCAACATCTACATGACGCTGGCCGCGCTCTTCATCGCCCAGGCGATGGATATCCCGCTGTCGCTTGGCGACCAGGTGCTGCTGCTGCTCGTCGCGATGCTGAGCTCCAAGGGTGCTGCCGGCATCACCGGCGCCGGTTTCATCACGCTGGCCGCGACGCTCTCGGTCGTGCCGGCCGTACCGGTCGCCGGCATGGCGCTGATCCTCGGTATCGACCGCTTCATGTCGGAATGCCGCGCGCTGACCAACTTCGTCGGCAATGCGGTCGCAACCATCGTCGTTGCGAAGTGGGAAGGGGAACTCGACGAGGCACAGATGGCCGCGGTCCTTGGTGGTCGCACGCCGGAAGCCTTGCGGCAGCCGGCCTTGCAGCCCGCGGAATAA
- a CDS encoding sigma-54 dependent transcriptional regulator, whose amino-acid sequence MQPTVYLVDDDTHLRKAMTQTLELAGLTVIPFASAAEALKTLDANFDGIVVSDIRMPGIDGLAFFRRIEAFDADLPVILVTGHGDIPMAVQALQDGVYDFIPKPFAADRLVQSVHRALEKRRLVMENRALKRAAETAGDSLPLIGQTPVMERLRQTIRHIADTDVDVLVAGETGSGKEVVATLLHNWSRRRNGNFVALNCGALPETVIESELFGHEPGAFTGALKKRIGRIEHASGGTLFLDEIEAMPPATQVKMLRVLEAREITPLGTNQVRPVDIRVIAAAKIDLGNPAERGDFREDLYFRLNVVTLSIPPLRERRDDIPLLFSHFLTRAAERFKRDVPMISPAVQRHLVTHAWPGNVRELSHFAERVALGVEGPLGQTIAPTEQPGFALPERLERYEAEILKEALRAQRGDVKATIEALGIPRKTFYDKLQRHGINRADYAERTAPEKAGR is encoded by the coding sequence ATGCAGCCGACCGTCTATCTCGTCGATGACGACACCCATCTGCGCAAGGCGATGACGCAGACGCTGGAACTCGCCGGCCTCACCGTCATCCCGTTTGCCAGCGCCGCCGAAGCGTTGAAGACGCTCGATGCCAATTTCGACGGCATCGTCGTCAGCGATATCCGCATGCCGGGCATCGACGGCCTCGCCTTCTTCCGCCGCATCGAAGCCTTCGACGCAGACCTGCCGGTGATCCTGGTGACCGGCCACGGCGATATCCCGATGGCGGTGCAGGCGCTTCAGGACGGCGTCTACGACTTCATCCCAAAACCCTTCGCCGCCGACCGGCTGGTGCAGAGCGTGCATCGCGCTCTGGAAAAACGCCGGCTCGTGATGGAGAACCGCGCACTGAAGCGGGCCGCCGAGACGGCCGGCGACAGCCTGCCGCTGATCGGCCAGACGCCGGTCATGGAACGCCTGCGCCAGACGATCCGGCACATCGCCGATACCGATGTCGACGTGCTCGTCGCCGGTGAGACCGGCAGCGGCAAGGAGGTGGTGGCGACCCTGCTTCACAATTGGAGCCGCCGCCGCAACGGCAATTTCGTGGCGCTGAATTGCGGCGCTCTGCCGGAGACGGTCATCGAAAGCGAACTCTTCGGCCATGAACCGGGCGCCTTCACCGGCGCCTTGAAGAAGCGCATCGGACGGATCGAGCATGCGAGCGGCGGCACGCTGTTCCTCGACGAAATCGAGGCGATGCCGCCGGCAACGCAGGTGAAGATGCTGCGCGTTCTGGAAGCGCGCGAGATCACGCCGCTTGGCACCAACCAGGTTCGTCCGGTCGATATCCGCGTCATCGCGGCTGCCAAGATCGATCTCGGCAATCCGGCGGAGCGCGGCGACTTCCGCGAAGACCTCTACTTCCGATTGAACGTCGTGACGCTGTCGATCCCGCCGCTGCGCGAACGCCGTGACGATATCCCGCTGCTCTTCTCGCACTTCCTGACCCGGGCGGCCGAGCGCTTCAAGCGAGACGTGCCGATGATCTCTCCAGCCGTACAACGGCATCTGGTGACGCATGCCTGGCCGGGCAATGTGCGTGAACTCTCGCATTTTGCCGAGCGGGTGGCGCTTGGTGTGGAAGGTCCGCTGGGCCAAACGATTGCGCCTACCGAACAGCCCGGATTCGCGCTGCCGGAACGGCTTGAACGCTACGAGGCGGAGATCCTGAAGGAGGCGCTGCGCGCCCAGCGCGGCGACGTCAAGGCGACGATCGAGGCGCTCGGCATCCCGCGCAAGACCTTCTACGACAAGCTCCAGCGCCACGGCATCAACCGCGCCGACTATGCCGAGCGGACAGCACCGGAAAAGGCCGGCCGCTAG
- a CDS encoding ATP-binding protein — protein sequence MHNWAMFDALSAPLNLADLDQSMRRTWLVFAGLAVALLVAALLLAGEYGRSQALETVDAQSRIDANLKASLLRAVLERQRSTPLVLADDVEVKAALSTRSPQALQRLDEKLQALAANTDAAVIYVIGPDGVAVAASNWREPTSFVGNDYAFREYFRMAMRDGKAEHFAMGNVSKRPGLYISRRVQGPDGPIGVVVAKLEFDDVEAEWLASGKPVYVTDRRGIVLITSFPSWRFMTTRTIPRDRVAAIRDSLQFGDASLLPLPFRDIEPTSDGSSELRALLPGDSERRFLRVETMVPTTSWRLEQLAPLDGAISAATREARLIALALLAPLLALTAFLLRRRQTLALVSARDRAARDELETRVAERTHDLSLARDHLETEIADHRRTGEKLQAVQQELVQANRLAILGQVAAGVAHEINQPVATIRAYADNARTFLDRGQQQTAVENLVSIAELTDRVGTITDELRSFARKGRFVAEPTPMRDVIEGAMLLLRSRFAGRMDAIVIDLPENGLRVLGSRIRLEQVLINLLQNALEALGARGDAEIRVRCEESPSGTVSLVVADNGPGIPPHIREDLFTPFNTSKDEGLGLGLAISKEIVADYGGDITVDTSDKGTVFTVRLKRA from the coding sequence ATGCACAATTGGGCCATGTTCGATGCCCTCTCCGCCCCCCTCAATCTGGCAGATCTCGACCAGTCGATGCGGCGCACCTGGCTGGTCTTTGCCGGCCTTGCCGTCGCCCTGCTTGTCGCCGCGCTCCTGCTCGCCGGCGAATACGGCCGAAGCCAGGCGCTCGAAACGGTCGATGCCCAAAGCCGGATCGATGCCAATCTGAAGGCCTCGCTGTTGCGCGCCGTGCTTGAACGCCAGCGCTCGACGCCGCTGGTGCTGGCCGACGATGTCGAGGTGAAGGCGGCCCTTTCGACCCGCAGCCCACAGGCGCTGCAGCGGCTGGACGAGAAGCTGCAGGCGCTGGCGGCCAACACGGATGCCGCCGTCATCTATGTGATCGGCCCCGATGGTGTTGCCGTCGCTGCCAGCAACTGGCGCGAGCCGACGAGTTTCGTCGGCAACGACTATGCTTTCCGCGAATATTTCCGCATGGCAATGCGCGACGGCAAGGCCGAGCATTTCGCCATGGGCAACGTCAGCAAGCGGCCCGGTCTCTACATTTCGCGACGGGTTCAGGGTCCCGACGGTCCGATCGGCGTCGTCGTCGCAAAGCTCGAATTCGACGACGTGGAAGCCGAATGGCTCGCCTCCGGCAAGCCGGTCTACGTCACCGACCGGCGCGGTATCGTGCTGATCACCAGCTTCCCGTCCTGGCGCTTCATGACGACGAGGACCATTCCGCGCGATCGTGTCGCCGCCATCCGCGACAGCCTGCAGTTCGGCGATGCTTCGCTGCTGCCGTTGCCCTTCCGCGACATCGAACCGACGAGCGACGGTTCCAGCGAGTTGCGCGCGCTCCTGCCCGGCGATAGCGAGCGGCGGTTCCTCAGGGTCGAAACCATGGTGCCGACCACAAGCTGGCGGCTGGAGCAGCTGGCGCCGCTCGATGGCGCGATCTCGGCGGCAACCCGCGAGGCCCGGCTGATTGCGCTCGCCCTTCTCGCACCGCTACTGGCGCTCACCGCCTTCCTCCTGCGCCGCCGCCAGACGCTGGCGCTCGTCTCAGCGCGCGATCGCGCCGCCCGCGACGAGCTGGAAACCCGCGTGGCGGAGCGCACCCATGACCTCAGCCTTGCCCGTGATCATCTCGAAACCGAGATCGCCGACCACCGGCGCACCGGCGAAAAGCTGCAGGCGGTGCAACAGGAGCTGGTCCAGGCGAACCGGCTGGCGATCCTCGGCCAGGTGGCGGCCGGCGTCGCCCATGAGATCAACCAGCCGGTCGCGACCATCCGCGCCTATGCCGACAACGCCCGCACCTTCCTCGATCGCGGCCAGCAGCAGACCGCGGTCGAGAACCTCGTCAGCATCGCTGAACTGACCGACCGGGTCGGCACCATCACCGACGAACTCAGAAGCTTTGCCCGCAAGGGCCGCTTCGTCGCCGAACCGACGCCGATGCGCGACGTGATCGAAGGGGCGATGCTGTTGCTGCGCAGCCGCTTTGCCGGCCGCATGGATGCGATCGTCATCGACCTGCCGGAAAATGGCCTACGCGTGCTCGGCAGCCGCATCCGGCTGGAACAGGTGCTGATCAATCTTCTCCAGAACGCGCTGGAAGCGCTCGGCGCGCGCGGCGATGCCGAGATCCGCGTGCGCTGCGAGGAGAGCCCGTCCGGGACGGTTTCGCTCGTCGTTGCCGACAACGGCCCGGGCATTCCCCCGCATATCCGCGAGGATCTGTTCACGCCGTTCAACACCTCGAAGGACGAGGGCCTCGGCCTTGGCCTTGCCATCTCCAAGGAGATCGTCGCCGATTATGGCGGCGATATCACCGTCGACACCAGCGACAAGGGCACCGTTTTCACGGTTCGCCTGAAGAGGGCCTGA